One Gloeothece verrucosa PCC 7822 DNA window includes the following coding sequences:
- a CDS encoding GNAT family N-acetyltransferase — protein sequence MKIRDARETDLATIVEIYNASIPSRLATADLNPITVESRLNWFYDHPPETRPVWVMEIDNIVVGWLSFQSFLGRPAYQCTAELSLYVAPNYKRQGIGQKLLEQAIDKSPRLGLNTLIGYIFAHNKPSLQLFTKYDFQQWGFLPNVAVLDGVERDLIIVGRRVGNRLTTVDKI from the coding sequence ATGAAAATACGGGATGCTAGAGAAACTGATTTAGCGACTATTGTGGAGATTTATAATGCCAGTATTCCCAGTCGTTTAGCAACGGCAGACCTTAATCCTATCACCGTAGAAAGCCGGCTCAATTGGTTTTATGATCACCCCCCAGAAACTAGACCTGTTTGGGTCATGGAAATTGATAATATTGTGGTGGGATGGCTCAGTTTTCAATCTTTTTTAGGTCGTCCGGCTTATCAGTGTACAGCCGAATTGAGTTTATATGTTGCCCCGAATTATAAACGTCAAGGTATTGGACAGAAACTTTTAGAACAAGCGATTGATAAAAGTCCTAGGCTTGGGCTAAATACGTTAATTGGTTACATTTTTGCTCATAATAAACCGAGTTTACAACTGTTTACTAAATATGATTTTCAGCAATGGGGTTTTCTGCCTAATGTGGCTGTATTAGATGGCGTTGAGAGAGATTTAATTATTGTTGGACGAAGGGTTGGTAACAGGTTAACAACAGTTGATAAGATTTGA
- a CDS encoding DevA family ABC transporter ATP-binding protein, with protein sequence MQTLKEQKNLAASQNSAVISAKNLNHFFGEGTLRKQALFEINLDIYPGEIVIMTGPSGSGKTTLLTLMGGLRSAHEGSLKILGQEICQASQQQLLQIRRSLGYIFQAHNLLTFLTAKENVRMSLELHDTMPPQEMDVKVISILEAVGLGHRINYYPESLSGGQKQRVAIARALVSQPQIILADEPTAALDKKSGRDVVEMMQQLAKEQGSTILLVTHDNRILDIADRIIYMEDGRLRDDH encoded by the coding sequence ATGCAGACCTTAAAAGAACAAAAAAACCTAGCCGCTTCCCAAAATTCGGCGGTGATCTCAGCGAAAAACCTCAATCATTTTTTTGGAGAAGGAACCCTTCGCAAACAAGCGCTTTTTGAGATTAATCTAGATATTTATCCAGGAGAAATTGTAATTATGACGGGGCCGTCCGGCTCGGGAAAAACCACTTTATTAACTCTGATGGGGGGGTTACGTTCTGCTCATGAAGGAAGTCTAAAAATTTTAGGGCAAGAAATCTGTCAGGCTTCTCAACAGCAATTACTACAAATTAGACGGTCTTTAGGCTATATTTTTCAAGCTCATAATTTACTGACATTTTTAACGGCTAAAGAGAATGTACGAATGTCTTTAGAATTACATGATACAATGCCGCCTCAAGAGATGGATGTCAAGGTTATTAGTATATTAGAAGCGGTGGGTTTAGGGCATCGTATTAATTACTATCCCGAGAGTTTATCAGGGGGACAAAAGCAGAGGGTAGCTATCGCACGAGCTTTGGTAAGTCAGCCTCAAATTATCTTAGCAGATGAACCGACGGCGGCACTCGACAAAAAATCCGGACGAGATGTGGTAGAAATGATGCAACAATTGGCAAAAGAGCAAGGTTCTACGATTCTGCTAGTGACTCATGATAACCGTATTCTCGATATTGCTGATCGCATTATTTACATGGAAGATGGGCGGCTTCGGGATGATCACTAG
- a CDS encoding TMEM175 family protein — translation MLNHHDESNLQNMLHHLGRLSDMIFALAMALTILGCQLPQSPMTNQQTNHFLFNQLNSLSNYAIAFITVGFYWIDHVQQFKYYRKTNEIHLWLYLIYLLCLFLVPYSTALTVYLPQSLWAKIWFSINIFCLGMLSFLSWTYASYNHQLIDRNLALKTIKLMACNTLVEPLLSLLTIGVAFFNLSLWDWVWFLLPIPYIILHKFDQKPTITPREFSANNSRITLDSNSHLN, via the coding sequence ATGCTTAACCATCACGACGAATCAAATCTTCAAAATATGCTGCACCACCTAGGCCGGTTGTCAGATATGATTTTTGCTTTAGCGATGGCACTGACGATTTTAGGATGCCAATTACCCCAGTCTCCGATGACTAACCAACAAACTAATCATTTTTTGTTCAATCAGCTTAATTCTTTAAGTAATTATGCTATCGCTTTTATTACTGTTGGTTTTTATTGGATCGATCATGTTCAACAATTTAAATATTACCGAAAAACCAATGAAATACATCTGTGGCTTTATCTTATTTATCTGTTATGTCTTTTTTTAGTTCCCTACTCTACCGCTTTAACGGTTTATTTACCTCAAAGCTTATGGGCAAAAATTTGGTTTAGCATCAATATTTTTTGCTTGGGTATGTTATCTTTTTTGAGTTGGACTTACGCCAGTTATAATCATCAATTAATTGACCGAAATTTAGCTTTAAAAACTATTAAATTAATGGCTTGTAATACGCTAGTAGAGCCGCTCTTATCTTTACTGACGATAGGAGTAGCGTTTTTCAATTTATCTCTCTGGGATTGGGTCTGGTTTTTACTACCAATTCCCTATATTATTTTACATAAATTTGACCAAAAACCGACGATTACTCCCAGAGAATTTTCAGCAAATAACTCCCGAATAACTCTAGATAGCAACAGTCACTTAAATTAA
- the devC gene encoding ABC transporter permease DevC — protein MLSKLFAKTPLAWRQLTKQKTRFLVAIAGITFADLLMFVQLAFQEALYDSAIKPLRSLQGDLVLINPQFQTLFSVKSFSRERLYQSLAYQGVASVNPVYIGTAQWRNPETRIERAILVWGVEPAQPTFTFNEVNQNLDQLKILNNVLYDQAGRPEYGEIAQSWHKSGTLETEINGKTISVKGLFTLGASFAADGNVITSDSTFLSIFPERQKDRIEVGLITLKPGANLEATQAQLEAGLPDDVQVLTVEEFAQVEKAYWESGTPIGFIFGMGVVMGFIVGIVIVYQILYSDVSDHLPEYATLKAMGYSDGYLIMTLMQEALLLAVLGYIPGFILSMGLYQLTYAATMLPIVMTTSRAINVFILTVVMCFVSGLIAMRKLQSADPADIF, from the coding sequence ATGTTGTCTAAACTCTTCGCTAAAACCCCCCTAGCCTGGCGGCAATTAACCAAGCAAAAAACGCGCTTTTTAGTGGCCATAGCGGGAATTACCTTTGCGGATCTTTTAATGTTCGTGCAATTGGCTTTTCAGGAAGCCCTTTATGATTCAGCGATTAAACCGCTTCGCAGCTTACAAGGAGATTTAGTCTTAATTAATCCTCAATTTCAAACCTTATTTTCAGTCAAGAGTTTTTCCAGAGAAAGGCTATATCAATCATTAGCTTATCAAGGAGTCGCATCGGTCAATCCGGTTTACATTGGCACCGCTCAATGGCGCAACCCCGAAACTCGTATAGAGAGGGCGATTTTAGTGTGGGGCGTTGAGCCGGCTCAACCTACCTTTACTTTTAATGAAGTCAATCAAAATTTAGACCAATTAAAAATTCTCAATAACGTGTTATATGATCAAGCGGGGCGTCCGGAATATGGAGAGATCGCACAGAGTTGGCACAAAAGCGGTACTCTCGAAACCGAAATCAACGGAAAAACTATATCGGTCAAAGGTCTGTTTACTTTGGGGGCCTCATTTGCGGCTGATGGGAATGTGATTACCAGTGACTCAACGTTTCTGTCTATTTTCCCCGAACGGCAAAAGGACCGCATCGAAGTGGGGTTGATCACCTTAAAACCGGGAGCCAACCTAGAGGCAACTCAAGCGCAACTCGAGGCCGGATTACCGGATGATGTTCAAGTGTTAACCGTAGAAGAATTTGCCCAAGTGGAAAAAGCTTATTGGGAAAGTGGTACACCCATCGGCTTTATTTTTGGTATGGGTGTAGTGATGGGTTTTATCGTCGGAATTGTCATTGTTTATCAAATTCTCTATTCTGATGTATCGGATCATTTGCCAGAGTACGCCACTCTTAAAGCGATGGGATATAGTGATGGCTATTTAATCATGACCTTGATGCAAGAAGCTTTGCTTTTAGCCGTTCTCGGTTACATTCCAGGATTTATCCTCTCAATGGGATTATATCAACTCACTTACGCCGCTACAATGCTTCCCATTGTTATGACTACCAGTCGGGCGATTAACGTTTTTATCTTAACTGTAGTCATGTGTTTTGTTTCAGGGTTAATTGCGATGCGTAAGTTACAATCTGCCGATCCGGCTGATATTTTCTAA
- a CDS encoding ABC exporter membrane fusion protein, with amino-acid sequence MTFQFISKPSQARLVALMVAATSLTGAIMFYAISQLKPSANMPSKTAQAAPTLKKVAALGRLEPYSEVVSIAAPLNLDGDRVAQLLVKQGDRVKAGQIIAILDSRATLENALAQATQQVKMAQAKLAQVKAGAKTGEIQAQQAQLARIEAQKRSEIQEQQANIARLEAEKAGEIQEQQAIITSLQAQLANAEIEDRRHQLLYQEGAISASVRDAKHLAFLTVQQELAEAKAAKERIENSKEQQLVEARAAFERIQTSRPQEIRQAQATLNEIAEVRPVDVQVAQTEVDNAIAAQLQAKTNLEQANIRAPMDGQILKIHTRPGAKIGDLGLLDMAQTDQMVAVAEVYQTDIGKIRLGQRAIIKSQAFAGQLQGTVSEIGLQVNRQNVFSNQPGENLDRRVIEVKVRLNPLDSKRVSGLTNLQVEVVIQL; translated from the coding sequence ACCCTCGGCAAATATGCCCTCTAAAACAGCACAAGCCGCTCCAACTCTTAAAAAAGTAGCCGCTTTAGGACGCTTAGAACCCTATTCCGAAGTGGTGTCTATTGCCGCTCCCTTAAATTTAGATGGGGATCGGGTGGCTCAACTCCTGGTTAAACAAGGCGATCGCGTCAAAGCCGGACAAATCATTGCCATTCTTGATTCTCGCGCCACTTTAGAAAATGCCCTAGCACAAGCCACTCAACAAGTTAAAATGGCTCAAGCCAAACTCGCCCAAGTCAAAGCCGGAGCCAAAACCGGCGAAATTCAGGCACAACAAGCCCAATTAGCCCGTATAGAAGCACAAAAACGCAGCGAGATCCAAGAACAACAAGCCAACATCGCTCGCTTAGAAGCGGAAAAAGCGGGAGAAATCCAAGAGCAACAAGCGATTATTACTTCCTTGCAAGCCCAACTCGCCAATGCCGAGATAGAAGACAGGCGGCATCAACTGCTCTACCAAGAGGGGGCGATTTCTGCCTCAGTACGAGATGCCAAGCATTTAGCCTTCTTAACCGTACAGCAAGAACTGGCCGAGGCAAAAGCCGCCAAAGAGCGCATCGAAAACTCAAAAGAGCAACAACTCGTAGAAGCGAGAGCCGCCTTTGAGCGCATTCAAACGTCTCGACCCCAAGAAATCCGGCAAGCACAAGCCACCTTAAACGAAATTGCTGAAGTAAGACCGGTTGATGTGCAGGTAGCCCAAACAGAGGTAGATAATGCTATAGCCGCTCAGTTACAGGCAAAAACGAACTTAGAACAAGCCAATATCCGCGCACCGATGGACGGACAAATTCTCAAGATACATACGCGCCCTGGCGCAAAAATTGGCGATTTAGGACTGCTAGACATGGCTCAGACTGACCAAATGGTTGCCGTCGCCGAGGTTTACCAAACTGATATTGGTAAAATTCGACTCGGACAACGAGCTATCATCAAGAGCCAAGCTTTTGCCGGCCAATTACAGGGAACCGTCTCTGAGATAGGTTTACAAGTTAATCGACAAAATGTCTTTAGCAACCAACCCGGAGAAAATTTAGATCGCCGGGTGATAGAAGTCAAAGTGCGTCTCAACCCGTTGGATAGTAAGCGGGTGTCGGGTTTGACTAACCTACAGGTAGAAGTGGTGATTCAACTGTAA